In the Malania oleifera isolate guangnan ecotype guangnan chromosome 1, ASM2987363v1, whole genome shotgun sequence genome, one interval contains:
- the LOC131166829 gene encoding squalene epoxidase 3-like isoform X2 has protein sequence MSLYETRFSVMDSSVLGALLAFFLGLALLYILCHKTTKTEKKKEENVGSGGNFEIRDPSGDGECRPVNASATDVIIVGAGVAGSALAHTLGKEGRQVHVIERDLTEPDRIVGELLQPGGYLKLIELGLEDCVQEIDAQRVLGYALFKDGKNARLSYPLEKFHSDVAGRSFHNGRFIQRMREKASTLPNVWMEQGTVTSLLEENGTIKGVQYKTKTGQEVKAYAPLTIVCDGCFSNLRRSLCNPKVDVPSCFVGLVLENCELPFANHGHVILGDPSPVLFYPISSTEVRCLVDVPGPKVPSIANGEMAKYLKTVVAPQIPHELHDAFISAIDRGNIRTMPNRSMPADPHPTPGALLMGDAFNMRHPLTGGGMTVALSDTVVLRDLLKPLHDLNDAASLCQYLESFYTLRKPVASTINTLAGALYKVFCASPDPARKEMRQACFDYLSLGGVCATGPVALLSGLNPRPLSLVFHFFSVAIYGVGRLLLPFPSPKRLWIGARLISGASGIIFPIIKAEGVRQMFFPATVPAYYRAPPVN, from the exons ATGTCGCTTTACGAGACTCGTTTCTCCGTAATGGATTCCTCCGTCCTCGGAGCTCTCCTCGCATTTTTCTTAGGGCTTGCTCTTCTCTACATTCTCTGCCATAAGACGACTAAGacggagaagaagaaggaggagaatGTCGGCTCAGGTGGTAATTTTGAGATCAGAGACCCAAGCGGTGACGGAGAATGCCGGCCGGTGAACGCCTCCGCCACCGACGTCATCATCGTCGGCGCCGGCGTCGCCGGTTCCGCCCTCGCTCATACCCTTGGCAag GAGGGACGACAAGTTCATGTCATTGAACGGGACTTGACAGAACCAGATAGGATTGTAGGTGAACTGCTACAGCCAGGGGGGTACCTCAAACTTATTGAACTGGGCCTCGAGG ATTGTGTGCAAGAAATTGATGCCCAGCGGGTCCTTGGATATGCTCTTTTCAAGGATGGGAAAAATGCTAGACTTTCTTATCCCTTAGAAAAATTTCATTCAGATGTGGCAGGGAGGAGCTTCCACAATGGGCGTTTCATACAAAGGATGAGAGAAAAAGCTTCCACTCTGCCCAA CGTATGGATGGAGCAAGGAACAGTAACCTCTCTGCTTGAAGAAAATGGGACTATTAAGGGAGTTCAGTACAAAACTAAAACTGGTCAAGAAGTTAAAGCATATGCTCCTTTGACAATTGTCTGTGATGGTTGCTTCTCAAATTTGCGTCGTTCTCTTTGCAACCCCAAG GTAGATGTGCCTTCTTGTTTTGTTGGCTTGGTCTTGGAGAACTGTGAACTGCCATTTGCAAATCATGGGCATGTTATTTTAGGAGATCCTTCGCCTGTCTTGTTTTATCCTATCAGCAGTACTGAAGTTCGCTGTTTGGTAGATGTTCCTGGTCCAAAAGTACCTTCAATTGCTAATGGTGAAATGGCAAAGTATTTGAAGACTGTGGTGGCACCTCAG ATTCCACATGAGCTTCATGATGCTTTTATATCTGCAATTGATAGAGGAAATATCAGAACCATGCCAAATAGGAGTATGCCAGCTGATCCTCATCCAACTCCTGGAGCCTTATTGATGGGTGATGCTTTCAACATGCGCCATCCTCTTACTGGTGGAGGAATGACTGTTGCTTTGTCTGATACTGTTGTGTTACGGGATCTTCTTAAACCACTGCATGACCTGAATGACGCAGCTTCTTTGTGCCAGTATCTTGAATCCTTTTACACCTTGCGAAAG CCAGTGGCATCTACCATAAATACTTTGGCAGGTGCCCTATATAAGGTGTTTTGTGCATCCCCAGATCCTGCAAGGAAGGAGATGCGTCAAGCGTGTTTTGATTATTTAAGCCTTGGAGGGGTTTGTGCGACAGGACCAGTGGCTTTACTTTCTGGACTAAACCCTCGCCCGCTGAGCTTAGTTTTCCATTTTTTCTCCGTGGCTATATATGGTGTTGGACGTCTGTTACTGCCATTTCCTTCGCCTAAACGCCTTTGGATTGGAGCTAGATTGATTTCG GGTGCCTCGGGTATCATTTTTCCAATCATAAAGGCGGAAGGGGTGAGGCAAATGTTCTTTCCGGCAACCGTACCAGCATATTATAGGGCTCCTCCTGTGAATTGA
- the LOC131166829 gene encoding squalene epoxidase 3-like isoform X1 yields MSLYETRFSVMDSSVLGALLAFFLGLALLYILCHKTTKTEKKKEENVGSGGNFEIRDPSGDGECRPVNASATDVIIVGAGVAGSALAHTLGKEGRQVHVIERDLTEPDRIVGELLQPGGYLKLIELGLEDCVQEIDAQRVLGYALFKDGKNARLSYPLEKFHSDVAGRSFHNGRFIQRMREKASTLPNVWMEQGTVTSLLEENGTIKGVQYKTKTGQEVKAYAPLTIVCDGCFSNLRRSLCNPKVDVPSCFVGLVLENCELPFANHGHVILGDPSPVLFYPISSTEVRCLVDVPGPKVPSIANGEMAKYLKTVVAPQIPHELHDAFISAIDRGNIRTMPNRSMPADPHPTPGALLMGDAFNMRHPLTGGGMTVALSDTVVLRDLLKPLHDLNDAASLCQYLESFYTLRKPVASTINTLAGALYKVFCASPDPARKEMRQACFDYLSLGGVCATGPVALLSGLNPRPLSLVFHFFSVAIYGVGRLLLPFPSPKRLWIGARLISVCTHLSKLMCLECRFVLTSCLPSVPWSIAFASMMVTTF; encoded by the exons ATGTCGCTTTACGAGACTCGTTTCTCCGTAATGGATTCCTCCGTCCTCGGAGCTCTCCTCGCATTTTTCTTAGGGCTTGCTCTTCTCTACATTCTCTGCCATAAGACGACTAAGacggagaagaagaaggaggagaatGTCGGCTCAGGTGGTAATTTTGAGATCAGAGACCCAAGCGGTGACGGAGAATGCCGGCCGGTGAACGCCTCCGCCACCGACGTCATCATCGTCGGCGCCGGCGTCGCCGGTTCCGCCCTCGCTCATACCCTTGGCAag GAGGGACGACAAGTTCATGTCATTGAACGGGACTTGACAGAACCAGATAGGATTGTAGGTGAACTGCTACAGCCAGGGGGGTACCTCAAACTTATTGAACTGGGCCTCGAGG ATTGTGTGCAAGAAATTGATGCCCAGCGGGTCCTTGGATATGCTCTTTTCAAGGATGGGAAAAATGCTAGACTTTCTTATCCCTTAGAAAAATTTCATTCAGATGTGGCAGGGAGGAGCTTCCACAATGGGCGTTTCATACAAAGGATGAGAGAAAAAGCTTCCACTCTGCCCAA CGTATGGATGGAGCAAGGAACAGTAACCTCTCTGCTTGAAGAAAATGGGACTATTAAGGGAGTTCAGTACAAAACTAAAACTGGTCAAGAAGTTAAAGCATATGCTCCTTTGACAATTGTCTGTGATGGTTGCTTCTCAAATTTGCGTCGTTCTCTTTGCAACCCCAAG GTAGATGTGCCTTCTTGTTTTGTTGGCTTGGTCTTGGAGAACTGTGAACTGCCATTTGCAAATCATGGGCATGTTATTTTAGGAGATCCTTCGCCTGTCTTGTTTTATCCTATCAGCAGTACTGAAGTTCGCTGTTTGGTAGATGTTCCTGGTCCAAAAGTACCTTCAATTGCTAATGGTGAAATGGCAAAGTATTTGAAGACTGTGGTGGCACCTCAG ATTCCACATGAGCTTCATGATGCTTTTATATCTGCAATTGATAGAGGAAATATCAGAACCATGCCAAATAGGAGTATGCCAGCTGATCCTCATCCAACTCCTGGAGCCTTATTGATGGGTGATGCTTTCAACATGCGCCATCCTCTTACTGGTGGAGGAATGACTGTTGCTTTGTCTGATACTGTTGTGTTACGGGATCTTCTTAAACCACTGCATGACCTGAATGACGCAGCTTCTTTGTGCCAGTATCTTGAATCCTTTTACACCTTGCGAAAG CCAGTGGCATCTACCATAAATACTTTGGCAGGTGCCCTATATAAGGTGTTTTGTGCATCCCCAGATCCTGCAAGGAAGGAGATGCGTCAAGCGTGTTTTGATTATTTAAGCCTTGGAGGGGTTTGTGCGACAGGACCAGTGGCTTTACTTTCTGGACTAAACCCTCGCCCGCTGAGCTTAGTTTTCCATTTTTTCTCCGTGGCTATATATGGTGTTGGACGTCTGTTACTGCCATTTCCTTCGCCTAAACGCCTTTGGATTGGAGCTAGATTGATTTCGGTATGTACTCATCTTTCTAAATTGATGTGTCTAGAATGCAGGTTTGTGCTAACATCCTGCTTGCCTTCTGTTCCTTGGTCGATTGCCTTCGCATCAATGATGGTTACCACTTTTTAA
- the LOC131166820 gene encoding pentatricopeptide repeat-containing protein At3g49740, translating to MKFPCCGESISTTKITQNATQQLIELNLFLADLSRSHRFSDALHLFAQIHSSHRPKPDQYTLSSAITASANLRDVAAGTQLHAHAVRAGFRAYPHVGNTLLSLYAKSEDLVSVKRVFGEIEDPDVYSWTTLFSACTKLGQAGFACQLFDQMPHRNVAVWNAIITGCAENGQADIAFGLFSEMHRSGVRHDNYTFASVLSLCSLELVDFGRQVHSLVIRTGFLARASVINAQLTMYFNCRNVADACAVFEEAEAAVHDQISFNAMIAGLVSVGRDEEAWIMFREMQEARLKPTELTFVSLMSSCSSARVGHQVHAQAIKMGYKECTSVCNAAMNMYSSSGDLHAAHLVFDRLEERDVVSWNTILTSYSQGNYYQLAILAYLQMRQAGIQPDEFTIGSLLAGSESLQFVEMIQAFVFKNGLILKIQVSNALVSAFSKHHQIRQAYEIFCTMPSRNLISWNTIISGLLSNGYPMQSLEQFSHLLMSEFKPNVYSLSLVLSICASISALGYGKQVHCYIVRSGYFSETSIGNALITVYAKCGLLDWSSRVFSGMIERDTISWNALISAYAQHGEGKEAVHCFEALQDSRVVRPDEATFTAVLSACSRAGLIDDGMQIFISMVNKYGFKPGADHISCIVDLLSRAGYLEEAEKLINREHVEADSGIWWALFSACASQGDLRLGRIVARFLLETEQNNPTVYVQLSNIYAAAGQWEEAADVRELMKRNGVVKQPGCSWIRSYNL from the coding sequence ATGAAGTTCCCATGTTGTGGGGAGAGCATATCTACCACTAAGATAACCCAAAACGCCACCCAACAGCTCATTGAACTCAACCTTTTCCTCGCAGACCTCAGTCGCTCGCACCGTTTCTCCGATGCCCTCCACCTGTTCGCCCAAATTCACTCTTCCCACCGGCCCAAACCCGATCAGTACACCCTCTCAAGCGCCATCACTGCCTCCGCCAACCTCCGCGACGTCGCTGCTGGAACGCAGCTCCACGCCCATGCCGTCCGAGCAGGTTTCAGAGCCTACCCCCATGTTGGAAATACTCTACTTTCCCTCTACGCGAAATCGGAAGACTTGGTTTCTGTGAAAAGGGTCTTCGGTGAAATCGAGGATCCAGATGTCTACTCATGGACAACTCTGTTCTCGGCTTGTACGAAGTTGGGGCAAGCCGGTTTTGCGTGTCAGCTGTTCGATCAAATGCCGCACAGGAATGTTGCAGTGTGGAATGCCATCATCACGGGGTGCGCAGAGAATGGGCAGGCAGATATTGCCTTCGGTTTGTTTTCGGAGATGCACCGGTCCGGCGTTAGACATGATAATTACACTTTTGCTAGTGTTCTGAGCTTGTGCTCTCTGGAGCTAGTGGACTTCGGGAGGCAGGTGCATTCACTGGTCATCAGAACTGGGTTTCTTGCTAGAGCTTCCGTGATTAATGCTCAGCTTACAATGTATTTCAACTGTAGGAATGTTGCAGATGCGTGTGCGGTGTTTGAGGAAGCAGAAGCTGCCGTGCACGATCAGATTTCTTTTAATGCAATGATAGCAGGCTTGGTGAGCGTGGGGAGAGATGAAGAGGCCTGGATCATGTTCAGAGAGATGCAGGAAGCTCGCCTTAAACCTACTGAACTGACTTTTGTGAGCCTCATGAGCTCATGTTCATCTGCAAGAGTTGGGCATCAAGTGCATGCCCAAGCTATTAAGATGGGTTACAAAGAGTGTACGTCGGTGTGCAATGCGGCAATGAACATGTACTCCAGTTCCGGGGATTTACATGCAGCTCACCTGGTTTTTGATAGATTGGAAGAAAGGGATGTTGTCTCGTGGAACACTATACTCACAAGCTACTCTCAAGGGAATTATTATCAATTAGCAATCTTGGCCTACCTGCAAATGCGACAGGCAGGTATTCAGCCAGATGAGTTTACCATTGGAAGTCTCTTAGCAGGCTCTGAATCCCTACAGTTTGTTGAAATGATCCAAGCTTTTGTCTTCAAAAATGGGCTCATCTTGAAAATCCAAGTTTCCAATGCATTGGTTTCTGCATTCTCTAAGCATCATCAAATCAGGCAGGCCTATGAAATATTCTGTACCATGCCATCAAGAAATTTGATATCCTGGAATACAATTATTTCTGGTTTACTGTCAAATGGATACCCAATGCAGAGCTTAGAGCAATTTTCGCACCTGCTAATGTCAGAATTCAAGCCGAATGTGTATAGCTTAAGCCTGGTTTTGAGCATATGTGCCAGCATTTCAGCCTTGGGATATGGAAAACAGGTTCATTGCTACATTGTTAGAAGTGGGTATTTTTCAGAGACATCTATAGGCAATGCTCTTATTACAGTGTATGCAAAATGTGGATTATTAGATTGGTCCTCAAGAGTTTTCAGTGGGATGATTGAAAGAGACACAATCTCTTGGAATGCCCTGATTTCTGCTTACGCACAGCATGGAGAAGGAAAGGAAGCTGTCCATTGTTTTGAGGCACTGCAAGATTCACGTGTGGTCAGGCCAGATGAAGCCACTTTCACCGCAGTTCTTTCAGCATGCAGCCGTGCTGGTTTAATTGATGATGGTATGCAAATTTTTATTTCCATGGTTAATAAGTATGGCTTTAAGCCCGGAGCTGATCATATATCTTGCATTGTTGACCTCCTAAGTCGAGCTGGGTATCTTGAGGAGGCAGAGAAACTAATAAACAGAGAGCATGTTGAAGCAGATTCCGGAATCTGGTGGGCATTGTTCAGTGCTTGCGCATCTCAGGGCGACTTAAGGTTAGGAAGAATTGTTGCCAGGTTTCTTCTTGAAACTGAACAAAATAATCCAACAGTTTATGTGCAATTGTCAAACATTTATGCGGCTGCAGGACAATGGGAAGAAGCCGCTGATGTGAGGGAATTGATGAAGAGAAATGGGGTAGTGAAACAACCTGGCTGCAGTTGGATAAGGTCATATAACTTATAA